One genomic window of Massilia sp. KIM includes the following:
- a CDS encoding glucokinase, whose translation MSQELRLLADVGGTNARFALESGLGLADVEVLACADYPSLGEAMRAYLANARSRGLAVETVRHAAIAIANPVEGDEVKMTNHHWSFSIEGLRQEQGLATLLVVNDFAALAMSLPHLLEDGRQRIGGGVELPGRPIGLIGPGTGLGVSGVIPAGKRWIALAGEGGHVSFSPANREEVAILEALWGEFGHVSAERLLSGMGLELIHWARTGKRIGAPEITGAALDGSSQDCAGTVEIFCAVLGSVAGNVALTLGATGGMYIGGGIVPRLGQLFTNSAFRARFEDKGRLSPYLARIPTYLITEQYPALRGVSAMLADHLATHP comes from the coding sequence ATGAGTCAGGAACTGCGCCTGCTGGCCGACGTCGGCGGCACCAACGCCCGCTTCGCGCTGGAGTCGGGCCTGGGCCTCGCCGACGTCGAGGTGCTGGCCTGCGCCGACTACCCGAGCCTGGGCGAGGCCATGCGCGCCTACCTCGCCAATGCCCGCTCGCGCGGCCTGGCGGTGGAAACGGTGCGCCACGCGGCGATCGCCATCGCCAACCCGGTCGAGGGCGACGAGGTCAAGATGACCAACCACCACTGGAGCTTCTCGATCGAGGGCCTGCGCCAGGAACAGGGGCTGGCCACGCTGCTGGTGGTGAACGACTTCGCCGCGCTGGCGATGTCCCTGCCTCACCTGCTCGAGGACGGCCGCCAGCGCATCGGCGGCGGGGTCGAGCTGCCGGGGCGCCCTATCGGCCTGATCGGCCCGGGCACCGGCCTGGGCGTGTCGGGCGTGATCCCGGCCGGGAAGCGCTGGATCGCCCTGGCCGGCGAAGGCGGCCACGTCAGCTTCTCGCCCGCCAACCGCGAGGAAGTGGCGATCCTGGAAGCCCTGTGGGGCGAATTCGGCCACGTCTCGGCCGAGCGCCTGCTTTCGGGCATGGGACTGGAGCTGATCCACTGGGCGCGCACCGGCAAGCGCATCGGCGCGCCCGAGATCACGGGCGCGGCCCTCGACGGCTCCTCGCAGGACTGCGCCGGCACCGTGGAAATCTTTTGCGCAGTGCTGGGCAGCGTGGCCGGCAACGTGGCGCTGACCTTGGGCGCCACCGGCGGCATGTACATCGGCGGCGGCATCGTGCCGCGCCTCGGCCAGCTGTTTACCAACTCGGCCTTCCGCGCGCGCTTCGAGGACAAGGGGCGGCTCAGTCCCTACCTCGCGCGCATCCCGACCTACCTGATCACCGAACAGTACCCGGCGCTGCGCGGCGTGTCTGCTATGCTTGCCGACCACCTCGCGACCCACCCATAA